In a single window of the Subtercola sp. PAMC28395 genome:
- a CDS encoding ribonuclease J has product MPNAVYEPLALKPDTLRITPIGGLGEIGRNMTVFEINGKLLIVDCGVLFPEETQPGVDLILPDFSLVRDRLNDVVGIVLTHGHEDHIGAVPYLLRHKNDIPLIGSGLTLALVEAKLKEHRIKPYTYQVKEGQTEQMGPFELEFVAVNHSIPDALAVAIKTVAGVVLHTGDFKMDQLPLDDRITDLRAFARLGEAGVDLFLVDSTNADVPGFTPSERTIGPVLENVIAKAPRRVIVASFSSHVHRVQQVLDAAHANGRRVALLGRSMVRNMGIAAELGYLKVPEGVLVDFKKAGDIPDDKIVYMSTGSQGEPMAVLSRMANLEHQIEVGPGDTVILASSLIPGNENAVYRVINGLTKLGATVVHKGNAKVHVSGHAAAGELLYCYNILKPKNVMPVHGEYRHLVANAQLAIETGVPESNTILADDGTVVDLKDGVATIVGQYDLGFVYVDGNSVGEITDDDLKDRRILGEEGFISIIVVIEANTGRIIVGPEIHAKGFAEGDVVFDKVKPKIAAALAEAVGNGTRDTHALQQVVRRTVGRWVNTSFRRRPMIVPVVIEA; this is encoded by the coding sequence ATGCCCAACGCCGTATACGAACCCCTGGCCCTGAAGCCGGACACCCTCAGAATCACCCCGATCGGCGGTCTCGGCGAGATCGGCCGCAACATGACCGTCTTCGAGATCAACGGCAAGCTGTTGATCGTCGACTGCGGCGTGCTCTTCCCTGAAGAGACCCAGCCCGGTGTCGACCTGATCCTGCCGGACTTCTCACTCGTGCGCGACCGGTTGAACGATGTCGTCGGCATCGTTCTCACCCACGGCCACGAAGACCACATCGGCGCCGTTCCGTACCTGCTCCGCCACAAGAACGACATCCCCCTCATCGGCTCCGGTCTCACCCTCGCGCTCGTCGAGGCGAAGCTCAAAGAGCACCGGATCAAGCCGTACACCTACCAGGTGAAAGAAGGCCAGACCGAGCAGATGGGCCCGTTCGAACTCGAGTTCGTCGCGGTGAACCACTCGATTCCGGATGCCCTGGCCGTCGCCATCAAGACCGTTGCCGGTGTCGTGCTCCACACCGGTGACTTCAAGATGGACCAGCTCCCGCTCGACGACCGCATCACCGACCTGCGGGCCTTCGCGCGTCTCGGTGAGGCCGGCGTCGACCTGTTCCTGGTGGACTCAACCAACGCCGACGTTCCTGGGTTCACGCCGTCTGAGCGCACCATCGGGCCGGTGCTCGAGAACGTGATCGCCAAGGCTCCCCGCCGGGTCATCGTCGCCAGCTTCTCGTCTCACGTGCACCGCGTGCAGCAAGTGCTCGATGCCGCGCACGCGAACGGGCGCCGCGTGGCGCTTCTCGGCCGCTCCATGGTCCGCAACATGGGCATCGCAGCCGAACTCGGCTACCTCAAGGTTCCCGAGGGCGTCCTTGTCGACTTCAAGAAGGCGGGCGACATCCCCGACGACAAGATCGTCTACATGTCGACCGGTTCGCAGGGTGAGCCTATGGCCGTCCTGTCGCGGATGGCCAACCTCGAGCACCAGATCGAAGTCGGGCCCGGAGACACGGTCATCCTGGCGTCGTCGCTCATCCCCGGCAACGAGAATGCCGTGTACCGAGTCATCAACGGACTCACCAAGCTCGGTGCGACCGTCGTGCACAAGGGCAACGCCAAGGTGCACGTCTCGGGTCACGCTGCCGCGGGCGAGTTGCTCTACTGTTACAACATCCTGAAGCCGAAGAACGTCATGCCAGTGCACGGCGAGTACCGGCACCTGGTGGCGAACGCGCAGCTCGCCATCGAGACGGGTGTGCCAGAGAGCAACACGATCCTGGCGGATGACGGCACCGTCGTCGACCTCAAAGACGGCGTCGCCACCATCGTCGGCCAGTACGACCTCGGTTTCGTCTATGTCGACGGCAACAGCGTCGGTGAGATCACCGATGACGACCTCAAAGACCGCCGCATCCTGGGCGAAGAGGGCTTCATCTCCATCATCGTCGTCATCGAGGCGAATACGGGCCGCATCATCGTCGGTCCGGAGATCCACGCCAAGGGATTCGCCGAAGGCGACGTCGTCTTCGACAAGGTCAAGCCGAAGATCGCCGCTGCATTGGCCGAAGCCGTGGGCAACGGCACCCGTGACACGCACGCCCTGCAACAGGTCGTGCGCCGCACCGTCGGCCGCTGGGTGAACACCTCCTTCCGTCGTCGCCCGATGATCGTGCCGGTCGTCATCGAGGCATAG
- the era gene encoding GTPase Era, which produces MIGSESVTDPDFRAGFVSFVGRPNVGKSTLTNALVGEKVAITSSKPQTTRRAIRGIVHRPDGQLILVDTPGMHRPRTLLGERLNSVVQSTLGDVDVIGFCVPADEKLGPGDRFINEQLDAFPGAKKVAIVTKIDAASRPAVAEQLLAISELRNWEAIIPISSTSNLQLDILTAELVKLLPRSGKLYPDDQKTDEGLEARISELIREAALEGVQDELPHSIAVTIDDMIERDDRDLVEIYANLFVERDSQKGIIIGKSGSRLGEVGARARAAIEPLVGKQVFLSIRVKVAKDWQRDAKQLGRLGF; this is translated from the coding sequence ATGATCGGCTCAGAATCCGTCACCGACCCCGACTTCAGGGCGGGATTCGTCTCGTTCGTCGGGCGACCCAATGTCGGCAAGTCGACCCTGACGAATGCCCTGGTCGGCGAGAAGGTCGCCATCACCAGCTCAAAGCCCCAGACCACACGGCGTGCGATCCGCGGCATCGTGCACCGACCGGATGGCCAGCTCATCCTGGTCGACACGCCGGGCATGCACCGCCCCCGCACCCTGCTCGGTGAGCGACTGAACTCTGTCGTGCAGTCGACGCTCGGCGATGTCGACGTGATCGGTTTCTGCGTGCCCGCAGACGAGAAGCTCGGCCCCGGCGACCGGTTCATCAACGAGCAACTCGACGCTTTTCCCGGTGCGAAGAAGGTTGCCATCGTGACCAAGATCGATGCGGCATCGCGCCCTGCCGTCGCCGAGCAACTGCTCGCGATCTCGGAGCTGCGCAACTGGGAGGCGATCATCCCGATCTCGTCGACCAGCAACCTGCAACTCGACATTCTGACGGCAGAACTCGTCAAGCTCCTGCCTCGCTCGGGCAAGCTCTACCCCGACGACCAGAAGACCGACGAAGGGCTTGAAGCCCGTATTTCTGAGCTCATCAGGGAAGCAGCGCTCGAGGGCGTGCAAGACGAGCTTCCGCACTCGATCGCCGTCACCATCGACGACATGATCGAGCGTGACGACCGCGACCTGGTCGAGATCTACGCCAACCTGTTCGTGGAGCGCGATAGCCAGAAGGGCATCATCATCGGCAAGTCCGGGAGCCGGCTGGGCGAGGTCGGCGCCCGGGCAAGGGCGGCGATCGAGCCTCTCGTCGGCAAGCAGGTCTTCCTGAGCATCCGTGTGAAGGTCGCCAAGGACTGGCAGCGCGATGCGAAACAGTTGGGCAGGCTTGGATTCTGA
- the dapA gene encoding 4-hydroxy-tetrahydrodipicolinate synthase has protein sequence MAPSTEIPSTPAPAENPFGQVLVALVTPFTADGEVDWASVEKLIDSVIVDGADGIVVTGTTGETSTLTDAEKVRLVEVGKSVADGRAKIITGGGSNETAHAMQLAKQSEKAGADGNLVVTPYYNKPTQAGVLTHFRMIADATDLPVILYDIPGRTGIPISYDTILRAAKHPNILAIKDAKGDFSEVSRVLNRTDLLYFSGDDSNVLPHLAIGATGLIGVTNNIAARPYRIMIDAVNAGDLATATAMHKALEPLVRATMTHVPGTVAVKYILHGLGRISSPRVRLPLVGPEEWEAAKIEDEIDLVRTIPGLSFTNFRPDRNAAAGGALPKIPGTTR, from the coding sequence GTGGCTCCTTCGACTGAAATCCCCTCCACCCCCGCCCCGGCCGAGAATCCCTTCGGGCAGGTGTTGGTCGCCCTGGTGACCCCGTTCACTGCTGACGGCGAGGTCGACTGGGCGAGCGTCGAGAAGCTCATCGACAGCGTCATCGTCGACGGCGCCGACGGCATCGTCGTCACGGGCACCACCGGAGAGACGTCGACCCTCACCGACGCCGAGAAGGTTCGCCTGGTCGAAGTGGGCAAGTCGGTCGCCGACGGCCGCGCGAAGATCATCACCGGCGGCGGCTCGAACGAGACCGCGCATGCCATGCAGCTGGCCAAACAGAGTGAGAAAGCCGGTGCCGACGGTAACCTCGTTGTCACGCCGTACTACAACAAGCCCACACAGGCCGGCGTTCTCACGCACTTCCGCATGATCGCCGACGCGACCGACCTGCCGGTCATCCTCTACGACATCCCCGGTCGCACGGGTATCCCGATCAGCTACGACACGATTCTTCGGGCAGCGAAGCACCCGAACATCCTCGCCATCAAAGACGCCAAGGGTGATTTCAGCGAGGTCAGCCGCGTGCTCAACCGGACCGACCTGCTGTACTTCTCGGGCGACGATTCGAACGTGCTGCCGCACCTGGCGATCGGCGCGACCGGCCTCATCGGCGTGACCAACAATATCGCTGCCCGGCCTTACCGCATCATGATCGACGCCGTGAACGCAGGCGACCTCGCCACTGCAACGGCGATGCACAAGGCGCTGGAGCCCCTGGTTCGCGCCACCATGACCCACGTGCCCGGCACCGTCGCTGTCAAATACATCCTGCACGGCCTCGGGCGCATCTCGAGCCCCCGCGTGCGACTCCCTCTCGTCGGCCCCGAAGAATGGGAGGCCGCGAAGATCGAAGACGAAATCGATCTCGTCCGCACCATTCCCGGGCTCTCATTCACCAATTTCCGACCCGACCGCAACGCCGCCGCTGGTGGAGCGCTGCCCAAGATACCTGGTACGACCCGCTAG